One Natronomonas moolapensis 8.8.11 genomic region harbors:
- a CDS encoding PAS domain S-box protein, translating to MEGDSDAIRVLCVDDDRDFTETFIDRLGRCDGFEADTATDASEGIGRLAETDFDCVVAAYDLPEGTGIEFLETVRDRGLGLPFFLFAGEGSEEIASNAISAGVTDYFGKDSGIEQFPAVRDRIDRAVETFRTDRERDATRRRYRELVEQNLVGIYVIRDGEFVYVNPKLAEVHGYDRESVVGMSVLDLVAPEERERVEENLQRRLEQGVDEIQYRTVGLTKDGERIDIELHGSRIEYGGEPEIVGAELDITEQTQYERELENREAKYRSLFEDARDAVVLLDEDGFFDCNERALELFGFDSVEAFTERTPWELSPETQPDGADSKTAAKDHIEAALEEGEASFEWVHTRNDGTEFPVEVKLSRFYLDGDPVLHELVRDITERKQYERTLEEQRDTLEILNQVLRHDVRNDLQLVTSYAELLKDSCDGEEASQHAATVLESARHAVELTQTARDIADVLLSDSSETRRVPLGATLESKISEIRSSYPEPVISYEARLSSVHVTADGMFPSVFENLIKNAIQHNDKAVPEVTITATERDGAVTVRIADNGPGIPDEQKETVFGKGRKGLDSAGTGMGLYLVDTLVTGYGGEVWVEDNEPEGSVFVVKLPTVE from the coding sequence ATGGAGGGGGACTCCGATGCGATCCGCGTTCTCTGCGTCGACGACGACCGGGACTTCACCGAAACGTTCATCGATCGCCTCGGACGATGCGACGGTTTCGAGGCCGATACGGCGACGGATGCGAGCGAGGGAATCGGCCGTCTCGCCGAGACGGACTTCGACTGCGTCGTCGCTGCGTACGATCTGCCCGAGGGAACCGGCATCGAGTTCCTCGAGACCGTCCGCGATCGGGGCCTCGGCCTCCCGTTTTTTCTTTTCGCCGGCGAGGGGAGCGAGGAGATAGCCAGCAACGCCATCTCGGCGGGTGTCACCGACTACTTCGGGAAGGACAGCGGAATCGAGCAGTTTCCCGCGGTGAGAGACCGGATCGACCGGGCGGTCGAGACGTTCCGAACCGATCGGGAACGCGACGCGACACGGCGTCGGTACCGAGAACTCGTCGAACAGAACCTCGTCGGCATCTACGTCATACGCGACGGCGAGTTCGTCTACGTCAATCCGAAACTCGCGGAGGTACACGGGTACGACCGCGAATCCGTCGTCGGAATGTCGGTGCTGGACCTCGTCGCCCCCGAAGAGCGCGAGCGGGTCGAGGAGAACCTCCAGCGGCGTCTCGAACAGGGAGTCGACGAGATCCAGTACCGGACGGTCGGGCTGACCAAGGACGGCGAACGGATCGACATCGAGTTACACGGCAGCCGCATCGAGTACGGGGGCGAACCGGAGATCGTCGGCGCCGAGTTGGACATCACGGAACAAACGCAGTACGAACGGGAGCTCGAAAACCGCGAAGCCAAGTATCGGAGCCTGTTCGAGGACGCCCGTGACGCGGTCGTGCTCCTCGACGAGGATGGATTCTTCGATTGCAACGAGAGGGCCCTAGAGCTGTTCGGATTTGACTCCGTCGAGGCGTTCACCGAGCGGACCCCCTGGGAGCTATCGCCGGAGACACAGCCCGACGGGGCGGACTCGAAAACAGCCGCGAAGGATCACATCGAGGCCGCCCTCGAGGAGGGGGAAGCGTCCTTCGAGTGGGTTCACACGCGGAACGACGGGACGGAGTTTCCGGTCGAGGTGAAGCTCAGCCGGTTCTACTTGGACGGCGACCCGGTCTTGCACGAACTTGTGAGAGACATCACAGAACGAAAACAGTACGAGCGAACGCTCGAAGAGCAGCGCGATACGCTCGAAATACTGAACCAGGTGCTCAGACACGACGTGCGCAACGACCTCCAGCTCGTCACCTCGTACGCGGAGCTTCTCAAGGATTCGTGTGACGGCGAGGAGGCGAGCCAACACGCAGCGACGGTATTGGAGAGTGCCCGACACGCCGTCGAGCTCACACAGACGGCTCGGGACATAGCCGACGTCTTGCTCTCGGATTCGAGCGAAACGCGACGGGTTCCCCTCGGAGCGACGCTCGAAAGCAAAATCAGCGAGATCCGATCCTCGTATCCCGAGCCGGTGATCTCGTATGAGGCCCGGCTCTCCTCGGTTCACGTCACCGCGGACGGGATGTTTCCGTCCGTCTTCGAGAACCTCATCAAAAACGCGATCCAGCACAACGACAAGGCCGTGCCCGAGGTGACGATCACGGCGACCGAACGGGACGGGGCGGTGACCGTACGGATCGCGGACAACGGTCCGGGCATCCCCGACGAGCAAAAAGAGACCGTCTTCGGAAAGGGGCGAAAGGGGCTCGATAGCGCCGGCACCGGGATGGGGCTGTATCTCGTGGACACACTCGTCACCGGCTACGGTGGCGAGGTGTGGGTCGAGGACAACGAGCCGGAGGGGTCGGTCTTCGTCGTGAAACTCCCGACAGTCGAGTGA
- a CDS encoding NAD(+)/NADH kinase encodes MSGQRVGVVGDGRLASAVEAAGGEPIGEPAAFGSVRFVAAAGEDAIVDLARSVPEVPVLTVGDDPGVRAVPFDRLEPAIERALGNDPPTVRHPVVEVAGSVAPVRAMFDVALAAAEPARISEFAVHSDGDRVARFRADGVVASTPAGSAGYNRSAGGPVVASGTGVASVVPIAPFATSIDHWVLPLASVRLSVERDETPVELLVDGRREATVDAGGPVTLSRAGWIETYCLPESVAPFK; translated from the coding sequence ATGAGCGGACAGCGCGTCGGTGTCGTCGGCGATGGACGGTTGGCCTCGGCCGTCGAGGCCGCCGGTGGGGAGCCAATCGGGGAGCCGGCGGCGTTCGGATCGGTTCGGTTCGTCGCCGCCGCCGGCGAGGACGCGATCGTCGATCTCGCCCGGTCGGTCCCCGAGGTACCGGTGTTGACGGTCGGTGACGATCCGGGCGTCCGGGCGGTCCCGTTCGACCGACTCGAACCCGCGATCGAACGGGCCCTCGGGAACGATCCGCCGACAGTGCGACACCCGGTCGTCGAGGTGGCCGGCTCGGTCGCACCTGTTCGAGCGATGTTCGACGTCGCGCTCGCGGCCGCCGAACCGGCCCGAATCTCCGAGTTCGCCGTCCACAGCGACGGCGATCGGGTGGCGCGGTTCCGTGCCGACGGCGTCGTCGCCTCCACGCCGGCTGGGAGCGCCGGTTACAACCGAAGCGCCGGCGGTCCCGTCGTCGCGTCCGGCACCGGGGTCGCGAGCGTGGTGCCGATCGCGCCCTTTGCGACCTCGATCGATCACTGGGTGCTCCCGCTCGCGTCCGTCCGGCTCTCCGTCGAACGCGACGAGACGCCGGTCGAGTTGCTCGTCGACGGCCGCCGTGAGGCGACCGTCGATGCCGGCGGCCCGGTGACGCTGTCGCGGGCCGGGTGGATCGAGACGTACTGCCTCCCGGAGTCCGTTGCACCGTTTAAGTAA
- the dnaG gene encoding DNA primase DnaG, which produces MQDTAKYLVHADITAEGIVERSDVVGAVFGQTEGLLGDELDLRELQDSSKVGRIDVEIDSQNGQSFGRITIATSLDRVETAILGAALETIDRVGPCRSTIEVRKIEDVRAARRRQVVERAKVLFGSAFDESIRSSSDLVEEVRQAVRIEDITEYEELPAGPRVADSDAIIVVEGRSDVLTLLQYGIKNAVAVEGTNVPEQIAELTESRTVTAFLDGDRGGELIRRELAQVGDIDYVARAPEDRSVEDLDRHEVMTALREKVPYERFEAAEAAGRSTEAAASGEDTEASDGDTAIDRASDTAGSATVNADPDAPAGRPSDSGHPTSTGSDNAVEAEAADATAVEASPEGATQRTSEEPTTADAGESADSAEARGSADAADDTDHADTDEATDDTDEATDDTDEATDDGRPPAQPDTLRGHTRAVIGESSGRVHLLDAEYGVLSSGDAAAAFERLVDAEPVPTAVVVDAELDQRLLDVAAQRGVEHVVAASTGEFVKRPTSVRIRTVDQLLASNEA; this is translated from the coding sequence ATGCAAGACACAGCCAAATATCTCGTACACGCGGACATCACGGCGGAGGGGATCGTCGAACGCTCCGACGTCGTCGGGGCGGTCTTCGGCCAGACCGAGGGCCTTCTCGGCGACGAACTCGACCTCCGTGAGCTACAGGACTCCTCGAAGGTCGGACGGATCGACGTCGAGATCGACTCCCAGAACGGCCAGTCGTTCGGCCGGATCACCATCGCGACGAGCCTCGATCGGGTCGAGACGGCCATCCTCGGGGCGGCCCTAGAGACGATCGATCGGGTCGGCCCCTGCCGGTCGACGATCGAGGTCAGAAAGATCGAGGACGTTCGGGCGGCCAGACGTCGCCAGGTCGTCGAGCGTGCGAAGGTACTGTTCGGAAGCGCCTTCGACGAGTCGATACGCTCGAGTAGCGACTTGGTCGAGGAAGTCCGACAAGCCGTCAGAATCGAGGACATCACCGAGTACGAGGAACTCCCCGCGGGCCCGCGCGTCGCCGACTCAGACGCGATCATCGTCGTCGAGGGGCGCTCGGACGTGCTTACGCTGTTGCAGTACGGAATCAAGAACGCCGTCGCCGTCGAGGGGACGAACGTCCCCGAGCAGATCGCCGAACTGACCGAGTCCCGAACCGTTACCGCCTTTCTGGACGGTGACCGCGGCGGTGAACTCATCCGACGGGAGTTGGCACAGGTCGGCGACATCGATTACGTCGCGCGGGCGCCCGAGGACCGCTCGGTCGAGGACCTCGACCGACACGAGGTGATGACCGCGCTTCGCGAAAAGGTCCCCTACGAGCGCTTCGAGGCGGCCGAAGCGGCCGGCCGATCGACCGAAGCCGCCGCCTCGGGCGAGGACACCGAGGCGTCGGACGGCGATACGGCCATAGACCGGGCCAGCGACACCGCCGGGTCCGCAACTGTGAACGCGGACCCCGACGCGCCGGCGGGGCGCCCCTCGGACAGCGGCCACCCCACGTCGACCGGGAGCGATAACGCCGTCGAGGCCGAGGCCGCGGACGCCACCGCGGTCGAGGCCTCACCCGAAGGCGCCACGCAGCGGACGTCGGAGGAGCCCACGACAGCGGACGCCGGAGAGTCGGCCGATAGCGCCGAAGCGCGGGGCAGCGCCGACGCCGCTGACGACACCGATCACGCGGACACCGACGAGGCGACCGACGACACCGACGAGGCGACCGACGACACCGACGAGGCGACCGACGACGGGCGGCCCCCGGCGCAACCGGACACACTTCGCGGGCATACCCGGGCGGTTATCGGCGAGAGTTCTGGTCGGGTTCACCTGCTCGATGCGGAGTACGGCGTGTTGTCGTCCGGCGACGCGGCGGCGGCGTTCGAGCGACTCGTCGACGCGGAGCCAGTCCCCACGGCGGTCGTCGTCGACGCCGAACTCGACCAACGGCTTCTCGACGTCGCGGCACAGCGCGGCGTCGAACACGTGGTCGCCGCCTCGACCGGGGAGTTCGTCAAACGACCGACGAGCGTTCGGATACGCACCGTCGATCAGTTACTGGCGTCGAACGAGGCGTAG
- a CDS encoding 50S ribosomal protein L44e has translation MEMPRRFNTYCPHCHTHHEHEVEKVRTGRSSGTKWDARRTRRGKAVIGNAGRFSKVPGGDKPTKKTDLKYRCGECGKAHLREGWRAGRLIFQE, from the coding sequence ATGGAGATGCCACGCCGGTTCAACACGTACTGCCCGCACTGCCACACACACCACGAACACGAGGTCGAGAAGGTCCGGACGGGCCGTTCCTCCGGGACGAAGTGGGACGCCCGCCGAACCCGCCGCGGGAAGGCGGTGATCGGGAACGCCGGCCGGTTCTCGAAGGTGCCGGGTGGCGACAAGCCGACGAAGAAGACCGACCTGAAGTATCGCTGCGGCGAGTGCGGCAAGGCCCACCTCAGAGAGGGATGGCGTGCCGGTCGGCTCATCTTCCAGGAGTAA
- a CDS encoding HAH_0734 family protein, with protein sequence MKKLIVRGDPGIRKGAVIELDGEEFVCFGISRQGEWHGPEEVQLWCTIGTADEREDFERRNFVPMRLDTEAVDAESITVVRASGDPAAA encoded by the coding sequence ATGAAAAAACTCATCGTACGCGGCGACCCGGGCATCCGAAAGGGTGCCGTCATCGAGCTTGACGGCGAGGAGTTCGTCTGTTTCGGGATTTCGAGACAGGGCGAGTGGCACGGCCCCGAAGAGGTGCAACTGTGGTGTACGATCGGCACCGCCGACGAACGCGAAGACTTCGAGCGGCGGAACTTCGTCCCGATGCGGCTCGACACCGAAGCGGTCGACGCCGAGTCGATCACCGTCGTCCGGGCGAGCGGCGATCCGGCGGCCGCCTGA
- a CDS encoding lysylphosphatidylglycerol synthase transmembrane domain-containing protein: MRDKVKPLLSLVAAGLAFAGIVLFVDLSETFAVVRDSDRRYVSVLFVSMTVATLMRGYVYVRLLSLVGFDGGLRRGLWLFLVYTVFRYTLPYAMAGTQTVLAYLSSRDERVDVEHAFGAVLVADILVYVPHFTLGAVGIAAYSGAVPDGTLVSTGLLLGGLVAVLCLGYYQRWIVYRAFERVTDLANAVLTRVGGTSTVGGASRVSSFYESIDRISASRRATASGVVFGHLGMAFLMLPLTVAGYAVGVTIPIELAAGIVMTTKFSGVLPTPGGVGGIEAIMIAMLVGVGDIGGASAAAVTLLYRLSTYWYLLLLGGIAALPFVRG; encoded by the coding sequence ATGCGGGACAAGGTGAAACCGTTACTCAGCCTAGTTGCGGCGGGCCTCGCGTTCGCGGGGATCGTCCTCTTTGTTGACCTGTCGGAGACGTTTGCGGTCGTCCGCGACTCGGATCGACGATACGTCTCCGTCCTGTTCGTCTCCATGACGGTCGCGACGCTCATGCGGGGGTACGTCTACGTTCGGTTGCTCTCACTCGTCGGGTTCGACGGCGGGCTACGCCGCGGGCTGTGGCTGTTTTTGGTGTATACGGTGTTCCGGTACACCCTGCCGTACGCTATGGCCGGCACGCAGACGGTGCTGGCGTATCTCTCCTCGCGAGACGAACGCGTCGACGTAGAACACGCGTTCGGCGCGGTGTTGGTCGCCGACATTCTGGTGTACGTGCCGCACTTCACGCTGGGCGCCGTCGGCATCGCTGCCTATAGCGGCGCCGTACCGGACGGCACGCTCGTCTCGACCGGACTGCTCCTCGGAGGCCTCGTTGCGGTGCTGTGTCTCGGATACTACCAGCGCTGGATCGTCTACCGGGCGTTCGAGCGCGTGACGGACCTCGCGAACGCCGTGTTGACCCGCGTCGGGGGGACCTCGACCGTCGGTGGGGCGTCGCGCGTGTCGTCGTTCTACGAGTCGATCGACAGGATCTCCGCGAGCCGCCGGGCGACTGCGAGCGGGGTCGTGTTCGGACATCTTGGAATGGCCTTTTTGATGCTCCCGCTCACCGTCGCCGGATACGCGGTCGGCGTGACCATTCCGATCGAACTCGCGGCCGGCATCGTGATGACGACGAAGTTCTCTGGCGTTCTCCCCACACCGGGCGGAGTGGGCGGAATAGAGGCCATCATGATCGCGATGCTCGTCGGCGTCGGGGATATCGGGGGCGCGAGTGCCGCCGCCGTGACGCTTCTGTACCGGCTCTCGACGTACTGGTATCTGCTTTTGCTCGGCGGGATCGCCGCGCTCCCGTTCGTACGGGGCTGA
- a CDS encoding PspA/IM30 family protein: MGILSRASYVIRSKVNAVLNRAEDPHETLDYSYEQLRDELQDVKKGIADLTTQKKRLEIQKRRLEENVEKHNEQARQAVEQDRDDLARRALEKKKQKMSQIEDLETQIADLQNTQDSLVEKKDTLQRRIEEFRTEKETMKARHEAAEASARVSEAMTGAGDEMENVSRSIERARDQTEDMEARAAAMDELEDSGAFESALSDESDLERELDELRDDGEVEAELETLKSEAGTGGGGGDSTGGGDVDIELDDDAESVAADPEVEAELDDIKRDEEQ; encoded by the coding sequence ATGGGCATCCTCTCGCGGGCATCGTACGTCATCCGATCGAAAGTAAACGCCGTCCTGAATCGCGCGGAAGATCCCCACGAGACGCTCGATTACTCCTACGAGCAACTCCGGGACGAACTCCAGGACGTAAAAAAGGGGATCGCGGATCTGACGACACAAAAGAAGCGACTGGAGATACAAAAGCGCCGCCTCGAGGAGAACGTCGAAAAACACAACGAACAGGCCAGACAGGCCGTCGAACAGGACCGCGACGACCTCGCGCGCCGGGCCCTCGAAAAAAAGAAACAGAAGATGAGCCAGATCGAGGATCTCGAGACCCAGATCGCGGACCTCCAGAACACCCAAGACAGCCTCGTCGAAAAGAAAGACACCCTCCAGCGCCGCATCGAGGAGTTCCGGACCGAAAAGGAAACGATGAAGGCCCGCCACGAAGCCGCCGAGGCGAGCGCCCGGGTCAGCGAGGCGATGACGGGGGCCGGCGACGAGATGGAAAACGTCTCTCGCTCGATCGAGCGCGCTCGCGATCAGACCGAGGACATGGAAGCCCGCGCCGCCGCGATGGACGAACTCGAGGACAGCGGGGCCTTCGAGAGCGCGCTCTCCGACGAGAGCGACCTCGAGCGGGAACTCGACGAACTGCGGGACGACGGGGAAGTCGAGGCCGAACTGGAGACGCTGAAATCGGAGGCCGGGACGGGCGGCGGTGGCGGCGACAGCACTGGCGGCGGCGACGTCGACATCGAGCTCGACGACGACGCCGAGTCAGTCGCGGCCGACCCGGAGGTCGAGGCCGAACTCGACGACATCAAACGCGACGAAGAGCAATAA
- a CDS encoding GNAT family N-acetyltransferase, producing MIRAMTTVDRPAVRRLQDHLAYADPDLVGAAVTGPFLGRVAVDGDRVVGYAIALPARSTALSELVVAPHARETGHGRALVESVASDNTERIVVTTPVERESARRFYDAIGFELDARRPGFYADGADALRLVRRQ from the coding sequence ATGATCCGGGCGATGACGACGGTGGATCGGCCGGCCGTCCGGCGTCTGCAGGATCACCTCGCCTACGCCGATCCGGACCTCGTCGGCGCCGCCGTCACAGGGCCGTTTCTCGGCCGCGTCGCCGTCGATGGTGATCGGGTCGTGGGGTACGCGATCGCGCTTCCGGCGCGCTCGACGGCGCTCTCGGAACTCGTCGTCGCGCCACACGCGCGAGAAACGGGCCACGGCCGGGCGCTCGTCGAGTCGGTCGCGTCCGATAACACAGAGCGGATCGTCGTCACGACGCCGGTCGAACGCGAGTCGGCCAGGCGGTTCTACGACGCCATCGGGTTCGAGCTCGACGCCCGACGGCCTGGCTTCTACGCCGACGGTGCGGACGCGCTACGCCTCGTTCGACGCCAGTAA
- a CDS encoding 30S ribosomal protein S27e: MPGTFIRVRCDDCENEQVVFSKAANAVDCAVCGSTLATPTGGEADLHTEVVETVEAR, encoded by the coding sequence ATGCCGGGAACGTTCATTCGCGTCCGCTGTGACGACTGCGAGAACGAACAGGTCGTGTTCAGCAAGGCAGCGAACGCGGTCGACTGTGCGGTCTGTGGATCGACGCTTGCGACGCCGACCGGCGGCGAGGCCGACCTCCACACCGAGGTCGTCGAGACCGTCGAAGCGCGATAG
- a CDS encoding DUF92 domain-containing protein yields MTGDISRAVGYLLVGSLAFVAPVLEGRVDDTLAAVGTVSPFVLLATIALASKRGPMFEFFARHGDRKAERLYSLASFALAVCALAVLFAALDLPLAAFVASVFVLTAGNLGQRLAAARVPAPIVGAAAFCVLGTAAGVAAVFVAGALGGTVPAPETVVFVTASGAIVGAIVRATLSPFDDTSVLLSVALVVWFLLGLAPVSGPTPVAVGLAATVALGYAAYALGTASTSGTLSGVLLSLWAVVLGGYGWFALLVTFFGLGGLASKYRYDEKLKRGIAEENEGARDGSNVLANSAVALLAVVAYAASGTLGVDPLVFQFVFAGAVAAALADTFSSEFGGLFDSPRLVTTLDPVPAGTDGAVTWQGALAGGIGAGLIATLAVGFFAFGPAAALVVLGTGFLGMVVDSVLGATLEGGRVGNQSVNLLATLSAGVVAGTVAVASFV; encoded by the coding sequence GTGACCGGGGACATCTCTCGCGCCGTCGGCTACCTCCTCGTCGGGAGTCTGGCGTTCGTCGCCCCGGTGCTCGAGGGGCGCGTCGACGACACACTCGCCGCGGTCGGCACCGTTTCGCCCTTCGTCCTCCTCGCGACGATTGCACTCGCCTCGAAACGGGGACCGATGTTCGAGTTCTTCGCCCGCCACGGCGACCGGAAGGCCGAACGGCTCTACAGCCTCGCGTCGTTCGCACTCGCCGTCTGCGCGCTCGCGGTGCTTTTCGCCGCGCTGGATCTCCCACTGGCCGCGTTTGTCGCGTCGGTGTTCGTCCTGACCGCCGGCAACCTCGGCCAGCGACTCGCGGCGGCCCGCGTGCCCGCCCCCATCGTCGGCGCCGCCGCCTTCTGTGTGCTCGGGACGGCAGCCGGCGTCGCGGCGGTGTTCGTCGCTGGGGCACTCGGCGGCACCGTCCCCGCCCCCGAAACTGTCGTGTTCGTCACCGCCAGCGGCGCGATCGTCGGGGCGATCGTCAGGGCCACCCTCTCGCCGTTCGACGACACTTCCGTGCTGTTGTCGGTCGCGCTCGTCGTCTGGTTTCTGCTCGGGCTGGCCCCTGTCTCGGGGCCGACACCGGTCGCGGTCGGCCTCGCCGCTACGGTCGCGTTGGGCTATGCCGCCTACGCGCTCGGCACCGCCTCAACGAGCGGGACGCTCAGCGGCGTACTGCTGTCGCTTTGGGCGGTCGTCCTCGGCGGCTACGGCTGGTTCGCCCTGCTCGTCACGTTCTTCGGGCTGGGCGGGCTGGCTTCGAAGTACCGATACGATGAAAAGCTCAAGCGGGGTATCGCCGAGGAGAACGAGGGGGCCCGGGACGGCAGCAACGTGCTGGCGAACTCCGCAGTCGCCCTCCTCGCCGTCGTCGCCTACGCCGCCTCCGGAACGCTCGGCGTCGACCCCCTCGTCTTCCAGTTCGTCTTCGCCGGCGCGGTCGCGGCGGCGCTGGCCGACACGTTCTCGAGTGAGTTCGGCGGCCTCTTCGACTCCCCGCGGCTGGTCACGACGCTCGATCCCGTCCCCGCCGGAACCGACGGCGCCGTCACCTGGCAGGGCGCACTCGCCGGGGGGATCGGCGCCGGCCTCATCGCCACCCTCGCCGTCGGTTTCTTTGCATTCGGCCCCGCCGCGGCGCTCGTGGTTCTCGGAACGGGGTTCCTCGGGATGGTCGTCGACAGCGTCCTCGGGGCGACGCTGGAAGGCGGGCGGGTCGGCAACCAGAGCGTCAACCTGCTCGCGACGCTCTCGGCCGGCGTCGTCGCCGGCACCGTCGCCGTCGCCTCGTTCGTATGA
- a CDS encoding undecaprenyl diphosphate synthase family protein, whose translation MGLYDRYLAARIRLSGEDVPGRIALVTTEHDLLEQGAYDTLSSFLRWAFEVGIEEVLIYVSVLDEAVVPTLRTALSGLETPRPVAIREPGAELVADAPVQVSIGLGGRQEFASAVQRIAADAAEGRLDPDEIDESEIERRLVFQSPPDLVIKTGAERLSDFLIWQSVYSELYFTDVNWRDFRRRDFLRAVRDFQERKRRFGR comes from the coding sequence GTGGGCCTGTACGACCGCTATCTCGCCGCCCGGATCCGGTTGAGCGGGGAAGATGTTCCGGGGCGGATCGCTTTGGTCACCACCGAACATGACCTCCTCGAGCAGGGTGCATACGATACGCTCTCGTCGTTCCTCCGGTGGGCGTTCGAGGTCGGCATCGAGGAGGTGTTGATCTACGTGAGCGTCCTCGACGAGGCCGTGGTCCCGACGCTTCGGACGGCGCTGTCCGGTCTCGAAACCCCTCGGCCGGTCGCGATCCGCGAGCCGGGTGCCGAACTGGTGGCCGACGCCCCGGTGCAGGTGAGCATCGGCCTCGGCGGTCGCCAGGAGTTCGCGTCCGCCGTTCAGCGGATCGCGGCGGACGCCGCCGAGGGACGACTCGATCCCGACGAGATCGACGAAAGCGAGATCGAACGCCGGCTCGTTTTTCAGTCCCCGCCCGATCTGGTGATCAAGACCGGGGCCGAGCGGCTCTCGGATTTCCTCATCTGGCAGTCGGTGTACTCCGAGTTGTACTTCACCGACGTCAACTGGCGGGACTTCAGACGCCGCGACTTCCTGCGCGCAGTTCGCGATTTTCAGGAACGAAAGCGTCGGTTCGGCCGGTAG
- a CDS encoding DUF5778 family protein, translated as MAEPIDDDLYRRTKALLEPGEIRLNGVIVDTNLTSDEEPTLHQATLDVGNLISEAAGIEPTDTYVYSGNDDESFGINQHQGLTLDGEEFVWECQQLMREGTYDVVFYYEADADQAAIVEGVEELGFDATGVRGE; from the coding sequence ATGGCCGAACCCATCGACGACGACCTGTATCGGCGGACGAAGGCGCTTCTCGAACCGGGCGAGATACGGCTCAACGGTGTGATCGTCGACACCAATCTGACGAGCGACGAGGAGCCGACGCTCCATCAGGCCACTCTCGACGTCGGCAACCTCATCTCGGAGGCGGCGGGGATCGAGCCGACCGACACCTACGTCTACTCCGGCAACGATGACGAGTCGTTCGGCATCAACCAACACCAGGGGCTCACGCTCGACGGCGAGGAGTTCGTCTGGGAGTGCCAACAGCTGATGCGCGAGGGGACCTACGACGTGGTGTTTTATTACGAGGCCGACGCCGACCAGGCGGCGATCGTCGAGGGCGTGGAGGAACTCGGTTTCGACGCGACCGGCGTCCGCGGCGAGTAG
- the uppS gene encoding polyprenyl diphosphate synthase encodes MLQRLRGLTRRLYERVLEREVAGVPAHVAVIQDGNRRYAREHGEETTDGHRAGADTTERVLEWCADLGVEELTLYAFSTENFERPPEEREALFDLIAEKLRTFADRPEVHDRGVRIRAIGETERLPQRVREAVAYAEGRTDDHDAFRLNVALAYGGRAELLGVARDVARSAAAGECDPGDVTVETIEDRLTTGPTRDVDLIIRTGGAERTSNFLPWHANGNEAAVYFCAPYWPEFSRIDFLRAIRTYESRRESWRKSRAQRAAALVRAAGDDLEGSGGVAGIRSLDRSDPEDSGDHDAPLG; translated from the coding sequence ATGCTTCAGCGCCTCCGGGGACTCACACGGCGGCTCTACGAGCGCGTGCTCGAACGTGAGGTCGCCGGCGTGCCGGCACACGTCGCGGTGATCCAAGACGGAAACCGCCGGTACGCGCGCGAACACGGCGAGGAGACGACCGACGGGCACCGAGCGGGCGCGGACACGACCGAGCGCGTCCTCGAGTGGTGTGCCGACCTCGGCGTCGAGGAGTTGACCCTGTACGCCTTCTCGACGGAGAACTTCGAGCGCCCTCCCGAGGAGCGCGAAGCGCTGTTCGACCTCATCGCCGAGAAGCTCCGGACGTTCGCGGACCGCCCCGAAGTCCACGACCGCGGCGTCCGGATCCGGGCGATCGGAGAGACCGAACGCCTGCCACAGCGGGTCCGCGAGGCGGTCGCCTACGCCGAGGGACGCACCGACGACCACGACGCCTTCCGGTTGAACGTCGCACTAGCCTACGGCGGCCGCGCCGAACTGCTCGGCGTCGCCCGGGACGTCGCTCGCTCGGCGGCGGCGGGCGAGTGCGATCCGGGGGATGTGACCGTCGAGACGATCGAGGACCGCCTCACGACCGGACCGACGCGGGACGTCGATCTCATCATCCGGACCGGCGGGGCCGAACGGACGTCAAATTTCCTGCCCTGGCACGCCAACGGCAACGAGGCCGCCGTCTACTTCTGTGCCCCGTACTGGCCGGAGTTCTCGCGGATCGATTTCCTGCGGGCGATCCGGACCTACGAGTCGCGCCGGGAGTCGTGGCGAAAGAGCCGCGCCCAGCGGGCGGCGGCGCTGGTCCGGGCCGCCGGGGACGACCTAGAGGGATCCGGCGGGGTCGCCGGGATACGATCCCTCGATCGGAGCGATCCCGAGGACTCGGGCGACCACGATGCGCCACTCGGGTGA